DNA from Thermococcus sp. EP1:
CACTCACCAACTTTTCATAAACTTTCCTGTATTCGGAAACTAATGCTGGCAACTCTCTATCCCCACTAATGAACTTCACCACATTCACATCAGGAGGCTCGTGATAGCCAATCTCAACAACCTTCGCTTTCTTTAGTGCTTCACATTCAAGTTTTTCAATCTTCATCCATCTTAAGCATAAGTCAAGCCTGTTGAAGAGGTCGATGATTAGAATCTGGTGGCCTTTAGCATTAGCCCACTTCATTGCCCCGGCAAAAACTGTTGAAGGATTCACTCTAGAAGGGTACTCCACCAAAACTATTTCTCCAGGCTTTA
Protein-coding regions in this window:
- a CDS encoding DUF257 family protein → MDMWEILDELKPGEIVLVEYPSRVNPSTVFAGAMKWANAKGHQILIIDLFNRLDLCLRWMKIEKLECEALKKAKVVEIGYHEPPDVNVVKFISGDRELPALVSEYRKVYEKLVSEKFTAAFLFGIERYIILRRNEAIPLANVLGTFLGDTRRISFYFVNKDILAGIVPNPLTMIEEIATTIIELKKEKGKVKLCITKAFNRELDGREIMI